In the genome of Methylophaga nitratireducenticrescens, one region contains:
- a CDS encoding formylmethanofuran dehydrogenase subunit C, whose product MKALTLKLKTDLTQRVDCSPLTPDKLAGKDVADIAAMELVSGRLTLPVEELFDISGDDVNNIRFENSSAKLDHIGHAMSQGRITIEGDAGAYLGQFMTGGNIEITGNTFIYSGCEMKGGQIKINGNAGDFVGAARSGYKNGMTGGTIIVTGNTGARTGDHMRRGMILIEGDAGEYCGSRMISGTIAVLGDVGKHLGYAMKRGTILLPKMPQHGITANFNDCGSHTLAFLPLMFASFKKLDSKFANVEGFSRVQRYAGDVGGIGMGEILVKI is encoded by the coding sequence ATGAAAGCATTGACTCTTAAACTCAAAACGGATTTGACACAACGTGTTGATTGTTCTCCGTTAACACCGGATAAACTGGCGGGTAAAGATGTTGCAGATATTGCTGCGATGGAACTGGTGAGTGGTCGTTTAACGCTGCCGGTAGAGGAACTGTTTGATATTAGTGGTGATGATGTAAACAACATCCGCTTTGAAAACAGCTCAGCCAAACTGGATCATATCGGTCATGCCATGAGCCAGGGTCGGATTACCATCGAAGGTGATGCCGGTGCTTATCTGGGGCAGTTTATGACCGGTGGAAATATTGAAATCACTGGCAACACGTTTATTTATAGTGGCTGTGAAATGAAAGGCGGCCAAATCAAAATTAACGGTAATGCCGGAGATTTTGTCGGCGCGGCCCGCAGCGGATATAAAAACGGCATGACTGGCGGCACTATTATTGTGACGGGTAATACCGGAGCACGCACCGGCGATCATATGCGCCGTGGCATGATCCTGATTGAAGGTGATGCGGGCGAATACTGCGGTTCACGGATGATTTCCGGTACCATCGCGGTATTGGGTGACGTTGGCAAACATCTGGGCTATGCAATGAAGCGCGGCACGATATTGCTGCCTAAAATGCCGCAGCATGGCATCACTGCCAACTTTAATGATTGTGGTTCGCATACCCTGGCATTTTTACCATTGATGTTTGCCTCATTTAAAAAACTGGATAGCAAGTTTGCCAATGTTGAGGGGTTTTCCCGGGTACAACGATACGCTGGCGATGTCGGTGGCATTGGTATGGGCGAGATTCTCGTTAAGATTTAA
- a CDS encoding AI-2E family transporter, which produces MTLRAVFKDWTERYFSDEEAVILLIVLILGFAVIIWLGSMLAPFFTALIIAFLLQGVVNMLVKQHIPETVAVAIVFLGFVSVMLALAFLLMPLLWNQLVNLVLETPRMLSSGQTWLDGLQAKYPTLITPDEIQNWISMVARELSVYGQRALTLSLASLGNVIGLIVYLVLVPILVFFMLKDREKLVKFILSMMPEKRGLMSRIWKEMDGQIANYVRGKVVEIIIVGTVAFITFAWFGLPYSALLAVLVGFSVLIPFIGAAVATIPVAAVAGFHFGLTDEFAYVLVAYGIIQALDGNVLVPILFSEAVNLHPVSIILAVLFFGGIWGFWGIFFAIPLATLLKSLVTAWPRGLKSQIKAE; this is translated from the coding sequence ATGACCTTGCGCGCAGTTTTCAAAGATTGGACAGAACGATATTTTTCTGACGAAGAAGCCGTCATTTTGCTGATAGTCCTGATTTTGGGGTTTGCGGTAATCATCTGGTTAGGCAGCATGCTGGCACCGTTTTTTACCGCTCTGATCATCGCCTTTCTGCTTCAAGGAGTCGTGAATATGTTGGTGAAGCAACATATTCCGGAAACGGTCGCTGTGGCGATAGTCTTTTTGGGCTTTGTCAGCGTGATGTTGGCCCTGGCTTTTTTGCTGATGCCATTGTTATGGAATCAGCTGGTCAATCTGGTTCTTGAAACCCCCAGGATGCTCTCCAGTGGACAGACCTGGCTGGATGGACTTCAGGCAAAGTATCCAACACTGATAACACCGGATGAAATACAGAACTGGATTTCAATGGTCGCGCGTGAACTGAGTGTTTATGGCCAACGAGCGCTCACGTTATCGCTGGCTTCGCTAGGTAACGTTATTGGGCTGATTGTTTATCTGGTGCTGGTGCCGATTCTAGTTTTTTTCATGCTCAAAGATCGCGAGAAACTGGTTAAGTTTATTTTATCGATGATGCCCGAAAAGCGTGGTTTGATGAGTCGGATCTGGAAAGAGATGGATGGTCAGATCGCCAATTATGTGCGTGGAAAAGTGGTTGAAATTATTATTGTTGGCACGGTTGCCTTTATTACCTTTGCCTGGTTTGGGTTGCCGTATTCGGCGTTATTGGCCGTTTTAGTCGGTTTCTCTGTACTTATTCCTTTTATCGGTGCTGCCGTAGCAACGATACCCGTTGCAGCTGTGGCGGGTTTTCATTTTGGCCTGACAGATGAGTTTGCCTATGTGTTGGTGGCGTATGGCATTATTCAGGCTCTGGATGGAAATGTACTGGTTCCCATTCTATTTTCTGAAGCCGTCAACCTGCATCCGGTCTCTATTATATTAGCGGTTCTGTTCTTTGGCGGGATTTGGGGATTTTGGGGTATTTTCTTTGCAATACCTTTGGCCACGTTACTGAAATCGCTGGTTACTGCCTGGCCGAGAGGCTTGAAGTCACAGATTAAAGCGGAATGA
- a CDS encoding TIGR03643 family protein encodes MNQTLKSADISRIIEMAWEDRTPFEAILQLYGLPEQEVIKLMRREMKAGSFRLWRARVSGRKTKHHALRDPGILRAYCPTQYKPR; translated from the coding sequence ATGAATCAGACTCTGAAATCAGCGGATATTTCCAGGATCATTGAAATGGCCTGGGAAGATCGCACCCCTTTTGAGGCAATTTTGCAGCTTTATGGGTTGCCGGAACAAGAGGTGATTAAATTAATGCGCCGTGAAATGAAAGCGGGATCGTTTCGTTTATGGCGTGCGCGTGTTTCAGGTCGCAAGACCAAACATCACGCCTTACGAGATCCTGGTATTTTACGAGCTTATTGCCCCACGCAATACAAACCCCGTTGA
- a CDS encoding lipocalin family protein — translation MRLYKILLLSLMLTACTGTPEGVEPVTGFELDRYLGKWYEIARLDHSFEEGLTAVTADYSLHEEGHVQVINRGFNSAENQWEEAEGKAKFVQSRDIGQLKVSFFGPFYGSYIVFGLDKQDYQYTFVSGPNHGYLWLLARTPQVSDEVIADFINEASQRGFETDKLIFVDQDSVSAE, via the coding sequence ATGCGTCTATATAAAATTTTATTGCTGTCTCTAATGTTAACGGCTTGTACCGGAACACCAGAAGGCGTCGAACCGGTAACTGGCTTTGAACTGGATCGTTATCTGGGTAAATGGTATGAGATAGCGCGTCTGGATCATTCGTTTGAAGAGGGGTTAACTGCGGTGACGGCGGATTACAGTCTGCATGAAGAGGGTCATGTTCAAGTGATTAATCGTGGTTTTAATTCAGCAGAAAACCAGTGGGAAGAAGCTGAGGGAAAAGCGAAATTTGTTCAATCGAGGGATATCGGCCAGCTTAAAGTTTCGTTCTTCGGCCCATTTTATGGCAGTTATATTGTGTTTGGACTGGATAAACAGGACTATCAATACACGTTTGTTTCAGGACCGAATCATGGTTATTTATGGTTATTGGCTCGCACCCCACAAGTCAGCGATGAGGTTATCGCCGACTTTATCAATGAGGCCTCACAACGCGGTTTTGAAACAGATAAACTGATTTTTGTTGATCAGGATTCTGTCTCAGCTGAATGA
- the fhcD gene encoding formylmethanofuran--tetrahydromethanopterin N-formyltransferase → MIINGVSIDKTFAEAFPMKGTRIIITAQNLEWAMHSATAFTGFATSVIACGCEASIERTLEPSETPDGRPGVACLIFAMGGKGLAKQVETRAGQCVLTSPTSALFSGIEGEEGKEIALGKNLRFFGDGYQISKMIDGKRYWRIPVMDGEFLTQENTGVVSSVGGGNFLILAESQPQALAACEAAVKAMKQLPNIIMPFPGGVVRSGSKVGSKYKALNASTNDAFCPTLKGQTKSECSPEVESVMEIVIDGLSKEDIDKAMRVGIQAACDLGAENGIRRISAGNYGGKLGPFHFHLQEIMA, encoded by the coding sequence ATGATCATCAATGGCGTCAGCATTGATAAAACCTTTGCTGAAGCGTTTCCGATGAAAGGAACGCGAATCATTATTACTGCTCAGAATCTGGAATGGGCGATGCATTCAGCTACTGCCTTCACCGGTTTTGCTACATCGGTTATTGCCTGCGGTTGTGAAGCTTCCATTGAACGAACCTTAGAGCCTTCTGAAACCCCTGATGGTCGTCCCGGCGTCGCATGTCTGATTTTTGCCATGGGCGGTAAAGGACTGGCGAAACAGGTTGAAACCCGCGCTGGTCAGTGTGTTTTAACTTCGCCGACATCTGCTTTATTTTCAGGGATTGAAGGTGAAGAAGGTAAAGAAATTGCGTTGGGTAAAAACCTGCGTTTCTTTGGTGATGGTTATCAGATATCGAAAATGATTGATGGTAAACGTTACTGGCGTATTCCGGTTATGGATGGTGAATTTCTGACCCAGGAAAATACCGGTGTGGTTTCCTCTGTTGGTGGTGGTAACTTCCTGATCCTGGCCGAGTCCCAGCCCCAGGCACTGGCAGCGTGTGAAGCAGCTGTTAAAGCCATGAAACAGCTGCCTAATATCATTATGCCGTTTCCCGGCGGCGTGGTTCGCAGTGGTTCTAAAGTTGGTTCCAAATACAAAGCGTTAAATGCCTCAACCAATGATGCATTCTGTCCGACCTTAAAAGGTCAGACCAAATCCGAATGTTCGCCAGAAGTCGAATCCGTTATGGAAATCGTTATTGATGGCTTGAGCAAAGAAGATATTGATAAAGCCATGCGTGTCGGCATTCAGGCGGCATGTGATTTAGGCGCTGAAAATGGTATTCGCCGAATCAGTGCCGGTAATTATGGTGGCAAACTGGGTCCATTCCACTTTCATCTGCAGGAGATCATGGCATGA
- a CDS encoding class 1 fructose-bisphosphatase — MSDIGKSVNQFIVEEQRSHPDSTGDLTGLLGDIVSACKKISHLVSRSNIIGLGGYADSENVQGETQKKLDIITNDVMVDHLKWTGHLAAMASEEIEEIIQIPSKFPKGKYLICFDPLDGSSNIDINLSVGTIFSILRCPNDCKNPTLKDFMQKGTEQVCAGFTVYGPATMLILTTGNGVNGFTLDSDVGEFILTHPNMRIPKDTAEFAINMSNQRFWDAPVQKYIEECLKGTEGGREKNFNMRWVASMVAEVYRVLTRGGIFMYPIDSKIAKQGGKLRLMYEANPMSFIIEQAGGVSSTGKGRILDIQPESIHQRVPVIMGSKNEVEKVVRYHQQD, encoded by the coding sequence ATGTCTGATATCGGCAAATCGGTTAATCAATTTATCGTTGAAGAACAAAGATCTCACCCCGATTCGACGGGTGATTTGACGGGATTATTAGGCGATATTGTCAGTGCCTGTAAAAAAATATCTCATTTGGTCAGCCGTAGCAATATCATTGGTCTAGGCGGGTATGCTGACAGTGAAAATGTGCAGGGTGAAACCCAGAAAAAACTTGACATCATTACCAATGACGTAATGGTTGATCATCTGAAATGGACGGGCCATCTGGCTGCCATGGCCTCTGAAGAAATAGAAGAGATTATTCAGATCCCCAGCAAATTTCCCAAAGGCAAATATCTGATCTGTTTCGATCCTCTGGATGGTTCATCGAATATTGATATCAATCTGTCGGTAGGCACTATTTTCTCCATTTTGCGTTGCCCCAATGATTGCAAAAATCCGACGTTAAAAGACTTTATGCAGAAAGGCACAGAACAGGTTTGTGCCGGCTTTACCGTGTATGGTCCGGCCACCATGTTGATACTGACCACGGGTAATGGCGTGAATGGTTTTACGCTGGACAGTGATGTTGGTGAATTTATTCTGACCCATCCCAATATGCGCATTCCCAAAGATACCGCCGAATTTGCCATTAATATGTCCAACCAGCGCTTTTGGGATGCTCCCGTTCAGAAATATATTGAAGAGTGCCTAAAAGGAACCGAAGGTGGGCGCGAGAAAAACTTTAATATGCGCTGGGTTGCATCAATGGTTGCTGAGGTTTATCGCGTGCTGACACGAGGCGGCATATTTATGTATCCGATAGACTCCAAAATAGCCAAGCAGGGTGGCAAATTACGGTTAATGTATGAAGCCAATCCGATGAGCTTTATTATTGAGCAGGCTGGGGGCGTGAGCTCAACTGGAAAAGGAAGAATTCTGGATATCCAACCTGAAAGTATTCATCAAAGAGTGCCCGTAATTATGGGGTCCAAAAATGAAGTCGAAAAAGTAGTGCGCTATCATCAGCAGGACTAA
- a CDS encoding efflux RND transporter permease subunit: MLEAPIRNGKLLTVIVLIVCVLGIAAARLIPVQMIPDLDVRTISVVTQWPGATPQDIEKEILIEQERYLRNIPNLRRMEAFAETGEAYIELDFPFGVGINETLIEVSNALSQVPSYPENVDQPSIRSSSFSENAFMYFAISPLPGNPLNLNIDMITDFIDDNVRTQMERVSGVSEVQLRGGAERQMQIFIDSAKLAQRGLSLTEVRDAIRARNSDTSAGDLDDGKKRYLLRTIGRFEDKQELENLILAHRNGTDIQLKDIATIKLDHYEVRQVAVVNDEHALTMAVKREPGSNVIDIKHAMMEVVEELRRDLLNPNGLDLILIGDDVRYVESSIQNVSQNLLLGALLATFILFLFLRSLRGTLIGLMGMPVCIIAAFLGLLVFDRTINVISLAGIAFAIGMTVDNTIVVLESIEQARRRGLDRIEAAIVGVREVWTAVLASSMTTILVFAPVLFVQEEAGQLYSDIAIAISVAILASMLFAVGVVPAACARFGLGKSKGTHEDLHRRGIILHGVNWLTKGSVRRLTTMAITVCATLVAAWHLMPPAEYLPEGEEPKAFTSMIPPPGYNLSEMLRISEEVIEILADAKGADPALFDQGEAPIPSLAYYFIRTSPTGLRVLSEPTRTQDIIPMMNALTDLFESYPGMRAFSGRGSIISSDQGGTRAVSLDIAGPDMESLYSTAEFALKRAEGLFENPQIDSIPGSLSLDQPLIEIRPRWSRLTETGFTADDFGYAVAALSDGAFVDEFFIDDDKVDMFLFSTAGQQQNLSGLAGLPILTPNGDVIPLNALADLEETVDSATLRRVDSRRTVTLLIIPPREVALETAVNKVRNEMIPAMQTDGEVAKGVNLSISGASDQLDATRESLSENLLVAVILIYLVLVAIFSHWGYPLIILTTVPLGIAGGIVGLVGVNASGSLLNAMGLPAIIQPFDMITMLGFVILLGTVVNNPILIVEQARRNLADKAISIHTAVNQAVATRLRPILMSTLTTIFGLAPLVFIPGAGTELYRGVGIVVLVGIAVSTLITLTFLPSLLVTVLSWTQREHPVQAHSAETES; the protein is encoded by the coding sequence ATGTTAGAAGCACCTATTCGCAATGGCAAACTGCTGACCGTCATTGTGCTTATTGTTTGCGTATTAGGTATAGCCGCCGCACGTTTAATACCCGTACAGATGATCCCGGATCTGGATGTTCGCACTATCAGCGTGGTCACTCAATGGCCTGGTGCCACCCCGCAGGATATCGAAAAAGAAATCCTAATCGAGCAGGAACGGTATTTGCGGAACATTCCCAATCTCCGCCGTATGGAAGCCTTTGCTGAAACCGGCGAAGCTTATATAGAGCTGGACTTTCCATTTGGGGTTGGCATCAACGAAACGTTAATCGAAGTTTCCAATGCGTTAAGCCAGGTTCCTAGCTACCCTGAAAATGTCGATCAGCCCAGTATCCGCAGCAGCTCTTTTTCGGAAAATGCATTCATGTATTTTGCGATATCACCCTTGCCGGGTAACCCGCTGAATCTCAACATCGATATGATTACCGACTTTATCGATGACAACGTTCGCACGCAGATGGAACGTGTGTCGGGGGTGTCCGAGGTACAGCTGCGTGGTGGAGCTGAACGGCAAATGCAGATCTTTATTGATTCCGCCAAACTGGCTCAGCGAGGGTTAAGTCTGACCGAGGTTCGTGATGCGATACGAGCTCGCAACAGCGACACCTCTGCCGGTGATTTGGATGACGGCAAAAAACGTTATTTGCTCAGAACCATTGGACGCTTTGAAGATAAACAGGAATTGGAAAACCTCATCCTGGCACACCGCAATGGTACGGATATTCAGTTGAAGGATATCGCTACCATCAAACTTGATCACTATGAAGTCCGTCAGGTTGCTGTAGTAAATGATGAACATGCTCTGACCATGGCCGTTAAGCGTGAACCTGGCTCGAATGTAATTGATATCAAACACGCCATGATGGAAGTGGTCGAGGAGCTGCGTCGTGATTTATTAAACCCAAACGGGTTAGATCTGATACTTATTGGGGACGATGTCCGCTATGTAGAGTCATCAATTCAGAATGTTTCCCAAAATCTGCTGTTAGGGGCTTTACTGGCCACCTTTATCCTGTTTTTATTCCTGCGCAGCCTGCGCGGTACGTTAATTGGCTTAATGGGAATGCCGGTTTGTATCATTGCCGCTTTTTTGGGGCTCTTGGTTTTTGATCGGACAATCAATGTTATTTCTCTGGCCGGTATTGCGTTTGCCATCGGTATGACGGTTGATAACACCATCGTGGTGCTGGAAAGCATTGAACAAGCCAGGCGGCGAGGGCTGGACCGAATTGAAGCCGCAATTGTGGGGGTTCGGGAAGTCTGGACGGCAGTACTAGCCTCCAGTATGACTACTATCCTGGTGTTTGCACCCGTGTTATTTGTGCAGGAAGAAGCCGGTCAATTATATTCCGATATCGCGATTGCTATTTCCGTGGCGATCCTTGCATCAATGTTATTTGCTGTAGGCGTTGTTCCAGCTGCCTGTGCTCGTTTTGGTCTTGGAAAAAGCAAAGGTACACATGAAGATCTGCATCGTCGGGGGATTATCCTGCATGGCGTTAATTGGTTAACCAAAGGTTCGGTGAGACGTTTAACGACGATGGCTATTACGGTGTGTGCCACTTTGGTTGCCGCGTGGCATCTGATGCCCCCTGCAGAATATTTACCGGAGGGAGAGGAACCCAAGGCCTTTACCAGCATGATTCCACCGCCCGGTTATAATCTGTCTGAAATGTTACGCATCAGTGAAGAAGTCATTGAAATTCTGGCTGATGCCAAAGGCGCCGATCCGGCCCTGTTTGATCAAGGTGAGGCCCCTATCCCATCGCTCGCCTATTATTTCATCCGGACCTCTCCCACCGGATTACGGGTTTTGAGTGAGCCCACTAGAACTCAAGATATCATCCCGATGATGAATGCCTTAACCGATTTATTCGAAAGTTATCCGGGAATGCGGGCTTTCTCCGGTCGGGGCTCGATTATCTCCAGCGATCAGGGCGGAACCCGTGCCGTCAGCCTGGATATCGCTGGACCGGATATGGAAAGTTTATACAGTACGGCTGAGTTTGCACTGAAGCGGGCCGAAGGCTTGTTTGAAAACCCACAGATTGACTCCATTCCAGGATCGTTATCGCTGGATCAACCGTTAATTGAAATACGTCCACGTTGGTCGCGGTTAACTGAAACAGGTTTTACTGCAGATGATTTTGGTTATGCGGTGGCTGCTTTGAGTGATGGTGCATTTGTCGATGAGTTTTTTATCGATGATGACAAAGTCGACATGTTTTTATTCAGTACCGCTGGCCAACAGCAGAATCTATCCGGGCTTGCCGGTTTACCTATCCTGACCCCCAATGGCGATGTCATACCGCTAAATGCATTAGCCGACCTGGAAGAAACGGTTGATAGTGCCACTCTGCGGCGGGTTGATAGTCGTCGTACGGTCACCTTACTGATTATCCCGCCCCGTGAAGTAGCGTTAGAAACCGCTGTGAACAAGGTTCGCAATGAAATGATCCCAGCAATGCAAACTGATGGTGAAGTTGCCAAAGGGGTCAATCTGTCGATTTCCGGTGCGTCAGATCAACTGGATGCCACCCGTGAATCGTTATCTGAAAATCTGCTGGTGGCCGTCATTCTGATTTATCTGGTACTGGTGGCTATTTTCTCGCATTGGGGCTATCCATTGATTATTTTAACCACGGTGCCATTGGGTATCGCTGGCGGTATCGTTGGCTTAGTGGGAGTCAATGCTTCGGGCAGTTTATTGAATGCGATGGGATTACCGGCCATCATTCAGCCGTTTGATATGATTACCATGTTGGGCTTTGTCATTCTATTGGGTACGGTAGTCAATAACCCTATCCTGATAGTTGAACAGGCCAGACGCAATCTGGCCGATAAAGCAATATCAATACATACTGCGGTTAATCAGGCAGTGGCAACACGGTTACGACCAATATTAATGTCAACGCTAACCACTATTTTTGGACTGGCACCACTGGTTTTTATTCCGGGGGCCGGTACCGAGCTATATCGAGGCGTGGGGATTGTTGTATTAGTTGGGATTGCTGTTTCTACTCTGATTACACTCACTTTCCTACCCAGTTTACTGGTCACAGTTTTGTCGTGGACACAGAGAGAACATCCAGTACAAGCTCATTCAGCTGAGACAGAATCCTGA
- a CDS encoding MAPEG family protein codes for MPALFVVLFIVTFFPMILAFIGGYLRYKHVDNFDNRHPREQQAELTGVASRILAAQKNAWEALIFYSAVTLLAFYSSVNLRELSGAAILFLACRVLHPIFYALDLALFRSLIFMVGWLSCVYIAVRAFLAV; via the coding sequence ATGCCTGCTTTATTTGTTGTGTTATTTATCGTTACGTTTTTTCCGATGATATTAGCCTTTATCGGGGGATACTTACGTTACAAGCATGTAGATAACTTTGATAATCGGCATCCCAGAGAACAACAGGCAGAGCTGACCGGTGTTGCCTCTCGCATATTGGCAGCACAGAAAAATGCCTGGGAGGCGTTGATCTTTTATTCAGCCGTTACTTTGCTGGCGTTTTATTCCAGTGTAAATTTACGGGAACTGAGTGGTGCCGCCATCCTGTTCTTAGCTTGCCGCGTTTTGCATCCAATCTTCTACGCGTTAGATCTGGCTCTTTTCCGTAGTCTGATTTTTATGGTGGGCTGGTTAAGTTGTGTATATATTGCCGTAAGAGCTTTTCTAGCGGTCTAA
- a CDS encoding efflux RND transporter periplasmic adaptor subunit — MLPIKNSLPLNFQELSNPGYVHYLHPPTMRTSMLNSFFSSKLLYGLFFLLINYSSFAATPVSVSKPIISESTEKLTLSGSLTAERRALLSPRVDGLVKEVLVDAGYRVEQGDILMRQDAAIASQQLEQAKAATNEAQARVDEAQRLVDEAQRLRGENYISATELANRESNFALNQAALAAAQAMQKTAEEQFRRHELPAPFSGVISSKMTEAGEWVNRGDQVLELVALEPVRLDVNVPQEKFSDITLETRVEILPDALPSRKLSGKITALVPVSNAQARSFLVRIVIDSADATLLPGTSASAVLYLGGDERKGYRIPRDAVLRHPDGGRSVFIINENNQAHRRSVDVGSEDSDGIIITDGLTADDLVVVRGNEVLQENDEVEIVRDDKKRN; from the coding sequence TTGTTACCAATTAAAAATAGTTTACCACTCAACTTTCAGGAACTATCCAACCCGGGTTATGTTCATTATCTGCATCCACCTACCATGCGAACCTCTATGCTGAACTCTTTTTTTTCCAGCAAACTGCTGTACGGTTTATTTTTTTTACTGATTAATTATTCCAGTTTCGCAGCAACGCCCGTCAGCGTTAGTAAACCGATAATTTCTGAATCTACTGAAAAACTGACCTTATCAGGATCGTTAACGGCTGAACGTCGGGCACTACTTTCACCTCGGGTAGATGGCCTGGTCAAAGAAGTATTAGTTGATGCCGGCTATCGGGTTGAACAAGGCGATATCTTAATGCGTCAGGATGCCGCGATTGCCAGTCAGCAGCTTGAGCAGGCAAAAGCTGCGACAAATGAAGCTCAGGCCAGAGTTGATGAAGCTCAGCGTTTGGTAGATGAAGCTCAACGTTTGCGCGGAGAAAACTACATTTCTGCCACTGAACTGGCGAATCGCGAATCCAATTTTGCGCTGAACCAAGCTGCACTGGCTGCAGCTCAAGCCATGCAAAAGACTGCTGAAGAACAATTTCGCCGCCACGAATTACCCGCACCTTTCAGTGGGGTTATCAGCAGCAAAATGACGGAAGCAGGTGAATGGGTAAACCGTGGAGATCAGGTGTTGGAATTGGTTGCGTTGGAACCGGTCAGACTGGATGTAAATGTGCCGCAGGAAAAATTTTCTGATATCACCCTCGAAACACGAGTGGAAATTCTGCCAGATGCGCTGCCCTCACGAAAACTTTCTGGAAAAATAACTGCTCTGGTACCCGTTAGTAATGCTCAGGCACGCTCATTTTTAGTGCGTATTGTTATCGATTCCGCTGATGCGACGCTGCTTCCTGGTACGTCCGCCAGTGCAGTGCTTTATCTGGGCGGCGATGAGAGGAAAGGTTATCGGATTCCACGTGATGCAGTTTTGCGTCATCCGGACGGCGGTCGTAGTGTATTTATTATCAATGAAAACAATCAGGCGCATCGCCGAAGCGTAGATGTTGGCAGTGAAGATTCGGATGGAATTATTATTACCGATGGCTTAACCGCGGATGATTTAGTGGTGGTACGGGGCAATGAGGTGCTTCAGGAAAATGATGAAGTAGAAATCGTTCGCGACGATAAAAAAAGGAATTAA